One region of Rhizobium sp. WYJ-E13 genomic DNA includes:
- a CDS encoding ABC transporter ATP-binding protein, with product MASVELHDIDKSYGSFQAIEGLNLSVDDGSFTVFVGPSGCGKSTLLRMIAGLERITAGDLTIGGRRMNEADPIERGVAMVFQNYALYPHMTVEQNIGFSLRMAGMGKADIDKSVAAAAATLQIEPLLKRKPAQLSGGQRQRVAIGRAIVRNPAVFLFDEPLSNLDAELRVSMRVEIAKLHRRIGATMIYVTHDQTEAMTLADKIVVMRAGKIEQAGTPDALYNDPDNFFVAGFIGSPRMNFLDGTLGADGVIRLDCGTVFRAGIVSMGKEMPVKVGIRPEHFTGHDEGGGAIDVKVDVVENLGGTRFIYGTLTSGQSVIVEDRSERALRPGETVSAGFSARKALLFSVDGKRVRDIKPANSIPAE from the coding sequence TTGGCCAGCGTAGAATTGCATGATATCGACAAGTCCTACGGCAGCTTTCAGGCGATCGAGGGGCTTAACCTGAGCGTGGACGATGGCTCATTCACGGTCTTCGTCGGTCCCTCCGGCTGCGGAAAATCGACGCTTCTACGCATGATCGCCGGCCTGGAAAGGATCACCGCCGGCGACCTCACGATCGGCGGACGACGCATGAACGAAGCAGATCCGATAGAACGCGGCGTCGCCATGGTCTTCCAGAACTATGCGCTCTATCCGCATATGACAGTCGAACAGAATATCGGCTTCTCGCTGCGCATGGCCGGCATGGGCAAGGCCGATATCGACAAGAGCGTTGCCGCCGCTGCCGCGACCTTGCAGATCGAGCCGCTGCTCAAGCGCAAGCCCGCTCAACTCTCCGGTGGCCAGCGCCAGCGCGTCGCGATCGGCCGGGCGATCGTCCGCAACCCGGCCGTTTTCCTGTTTGACGAACCGCTGTCGAACCTCGATGCGGAACTGCGCGTCTCCATGCGCGTCGAGATCGCCAAGCTGCATCGGCGCATCGGCGCAACGATGATCTATGTCACCCACGACCAGACCGAAGCGATGACGCTCGCCGACAAGATCGTCGTCATGCGCGCCGGCAAGATCGAGCAGGCGGGCACGCCGGACGCGCTCTATAACGATCCGGACAATTTCTTCGTCGCCGGTTTCATCGGCTCGCCGCGCATGAATTTCCTTGATGGCACGCTCGGTGCGGATGGGGTGATCAGGCTCGATTGCGGCACGGTTTTCAGAGCGGGCATCGTCAGCATGGGTAAGGAAATGCCGGTCAAGGTCGGTATCCGCCCGGAGCATTTCACGGGGCATGATGAAGGCGGCGGCGCGATCGACGTCAAGGTCGATGTGGTGGAAAACCTCGGCGGAACCCGTTTCATCTATGGCACGCTCACCTCAGGCCAATCGGTGATCGTCGAGGACCGCTCGGAGAGGGCTCTGCGCCCCGGCGAAACGGTAAGCGCCGGCTTTTCGGCCAGGAAAGCGCTGCTCTTCAGTGTCGACGGTAAGCGCGTGCGCGATATCAAGCCGGCCAACAGCATTCCCGCAGAATGA
- a CDS encoding LacI family DNA-binding transcriptional regulator, with amino-acid sequence MRQADQTAGRRRGATIIDVAKVANVAVGTVSRYLNGQTIRRSNREQIERAIQDLGYRRNAAAASIRTDLTHMIGFLVPTFDEFHARMLEHLAHSVRQTGRALLTYCHGGDPRVVAEALDFFAAQRVDALVMDGTAEVYDRVDDLIHHDIPIIFYNNDVRGLAADRVMVENHRASYRIVSHLIDLGHTRIGILTGDPRNSSGIERLAGYEQALRDRGITIDPTLAARGNWRMDGGYEATKRLMSLENPPTAIFSANYGMAVGGLSWLKENGRHVPEDISLASFDDVAIFRLYEAGITAVAQPVASIAETITDILVERLTEPLGGATRSVVLECDIILRGSTRRIT; translated from the coding sequence ATGCGACAAGCGGACCAGACGGCCGGAAGGAGGCGCGGAGCCACGATCATCGACGTTGCCAAGGTGGCAAATGTCGCTGTTGGTACCGTGTCCCGCTATCTCAACGGCCAGACGATCCGCCGCTCCAACCGGGAGCAGATCGAGAGGGCGATCCAGGACCTCGGTTACCGACGCAACGCCGCTGCCGCCTCGATCCGCACCGACCTTACCCATATGATCGGCTTCCTGGTGCCGACCTTCGACGAATTCCATGCTCGTATGCTGGAGCATCTCGCCCATTCGGTGCGCCAGACCGGCCGAGCACTTCTGACCTACTGCCACGGCGGCGATCCGCGTGTGGTTGCGGAAGCCCTGGATTTCTTCGCAGCGCAGCGCGTCGATGCGCTGGTGATGGACGGTACGGCGGAAGTCTACGACCGCGTTGACGACCTGATCCACCATGACATTCCGATCATCTTCTACAACAACGACGTCCGTGGGCTGGCAGCAGACCGGGTGATGGTGGAGAACCATCGCGCGAGCTACCGCATCGTCAGCCACCTCATCGATCTCGGCCACACCCGCATCGGAATCCTGACGGGCGATCCGCGCAATTCCTCCGGCATCGAGCGGCTGGCAGGTTATGAACAGGCGCTGCGTGACCGGGGCATAACGATCGATCCGACACTGGCGGCCCGCGGCAACTGGCGTATGGATGGCGGTTATGAGGCGACCAAGCGGTTGATGTCGCTCGAAAATCCGCCCACAGCGATCTTTTCGGCCAACTACGGCATGGCAGTCGGAGGGCTGAGTTGGCTGAAGGAGAACGGCCGGCATGTGCCCGAGGATATTTCGCTTGCGAGCTTCGACGATGTGGCAATCTTCCGGCTCTATGAAGCCGGCATCACCGCCGTCGCCCAACCGGTGGCAAGCATCGCAGAAACCATCACGGACATTCTTGTGGAACGCCTGACGGAACCGTTGGGAGGAGCGACGCGCAGCGTCGTACTCGAATGCGACATCATTTTGCGGGGCTCGACGCGACGGATCACCTGA
- a CDS encoding alpha-L-fucosidase, whose protein sequence is MPKTTNKPLRYRQIHLDFHTSEHIPGIGADFDPDAFVSTLKAAHVDSITIFAKCHHGWSYYPTKVGKPHPKLARPDLLGDMVKALAAADIESPIYISVQWDELTAREHPEWRAMSASNRYHHDRPADPSAGKQLSPAWHTLCLNHAGLRHYILEQAREVAQSYPTQGLFFDIILTPDCVCPACVERMLCEGLDPENPADRLKNDEAVNEQFRRETSEALFAEFPGLRVFYNCGHIHKQGPERFSTYSHLELESLPTGGWGYDHFPSSARYAATLGMDFLAHTGKFHTSWGEFGGFKHPDALEYECAQMIALGSKCLVGDQLHPNGAINPDTYASIAPAYHRVEKLEPFLEGAKQISEIAILSAEHMNPRGARNHPSDDGAAQMLQELKRPFDVLDISGRFEQYRLLILPDEIPVDTALAARLKSYLAGGGKIIASWHSGLDENGKFAIDFGIERGVAPVAFKPSYVRAGKDLDASMPETAFVFYDDAETVRSVGATVLAGIFPSYFNRSYKHFCSHQHAPDDPDADMLGAAVTEHKGAAYIAYPIFRLYRAMGQPLYKYLVRGLLDRLVPNPAMVTDLPSSGRATLTRQIEHDRHILHLLYGPPQIRGKDVRGDDGSTRVMEMIEDIPAIGPVNATVRLPAKPKRVFDAMTGEDLAWNAGDDGAISITVPRLRIHSAVVFEGA, encoded by the coding sequence ATGCCCAAGACCACGAACAAGCCGCTACGCTACCGCCAGATCCATCTCGATTTTCATACGTCGGAACATATCCCCGGGATCGGCGCCGATTTCGATCCGGATGCCTTCGTCTCGACGTTGAAGGCGGCCCATGTCGATTCCATCACCATCTTCGCCAAGTGCCATCACGGCTGGTCCTATTATCCAACCAAGGTCGGCAAGCCGCATCCGAAACTTGCCCGCCCGGACCTGCTCGGCGACATGGTGAAGGCGCTGGCGGCGGCTGATATCGAAAGCCCGATCTATATTTCCGTACAATGGGACGAGCTGACGGCCCGCGAACATCCCGAATGGCGTGCAATGAGCGCCTCGAACCGCTACCACCACGACCGGCCGGCCGATCCCTCCGCCGGCAAGCAGCTTAGCCCCGCCTGGCATACGCTCTGCCTCAACCATGCAGGCCTGCGGCACTATATTCTCGAACAGGCGCGCGAGGTGGCGCAGAGCTATCCGACACAGGGGCTCTTCTTCGATATCATTCTGACACCTGACTGCGTCTGCCCCGCCTGCGTCGAACGCATGCTGTGCGAGGGCCTCGACCCTGAAAATCCGGCCGACCGCCTGAAGAATGACGAGGCCGTCAACGAGCAGTTCCGTCGCGAGACCAGCGAGGCGTTGTTTGCGGAATTTCCAGGCCTGCGCGTCTTCTACAATTGCGGTCACATCCACAAGCAGGGACCGGAACGCTTCTCGACCTATTCGCATCTCGAGCTCGAAAGCCTGCCGACCGGCGGCTGGGGTTACGACCACTTCCCTTCGAGCGCGCGCTACGCGGCCACATTGGGCATGGATTTCCTTGCCCATACCGGCAAGTTCCATACGTCCTGGGGCGAATTTGGCGGCTTCAAACATCCGGATGCGCTGGAATATGAATGCGCCCAGATGATTGCGCTCGGTTCCAAATGCCTGGTCGGCGACCAGTTGCATCCGAATGGCGCGATCAATCCCGATACCTATGCGTCGATCGCACCGGCCTATCACCGCGTCGAAAAGCTCGAACCCTTCCTGGAAGGAGCAAAACAAATCTCCGAGATCGCCATCCTCTCAGCCGAACATATGAACCCCAGGGGAGCACGCAATCATCCAAGCGATGATGGTGCCGCGCAGATGCTGCAGGAGTTGAAACGCCCCTTCGATGTCCTCGATATATCGGGCCGCTTTGAACAATATCGCCTGCTTATCCTGCCCGACGAGATCCCCGTCGATACGGCGCTCGCCGCACGTCTGAAGTCGTATTTGGCCGGCGGCGGCAAGATCATCGCCTCCTGGCATTCCGGGCTCGACGAGAACGGTAAATTCGCTATTGATTTCGGCATCGAAAGGGGCGTGGCACCCGTCGCTTTCAAGCCGAGCTATGTAAGGGCGGGCAAAGACCTCGATGCCTCCATGCCGGAAACGGCTTTCGTCTTTTATGACGACGCGGAAACCGTCCGTTCGGTCGGTGCGACTGTTCTGGCAGGTATCTTTCCATCCTACTTCAATCGGTCCTATAAGCATTTCTGCTCGCACCAGCACGCGCCCGACGACCCGGATGCCGATATGCTGGGCGCGGCAGTTACCGAACACAAGGGTGCGGCCTACATCGCGTATCCGATCTTCCGGCTCTACCGGGCGATGGGCCAGCCGCTCTACAAATATCTGGTTCGCGGCCTTCTTGACCGGCTTGTCCCCAACCCGGCAATGGTGACCGACCTGCCGTCGTCCGGTCGGGCAACTCTGACGCGCCAGATCGAACATGACCGTCACATCCTGCATCTGCTCTATGGTCCGCCGCAGATCCGCGGCAAGGACGTGCGCGGCGATGACGGCTCGACCCGCGTGATGGAGATGATCGAGGACATTCCGGCGATCGGCCCGGTCAATGCCACAGTGCGCCTGCCGGCAAAGCCGAAGCGCGTCTTCGACGCGATGACGGGTGAGGATCTGGCGTGGAATGCCGGCGACGACGGCGCCATCAGCATCACGGTGCCGCGGCTGCGCATCCATAGCGCCGTCGTCTTCGAAGGCGCGTAA
- a CDS encoding carbohydrate ABC transporter permease, whose translation MIGKAPRWIIVVVGIVAFIWVIPIIGIVVTSLRPPEGVSLGWWRFDHFDLTLDAWRRVWDKYPLADSMWVTMKTACIATALTMLLTPAAAYAFHFLTFPFRRVLLIIIINAFVLPQQVVIIPLFTLWRDMGLIDNILSVLIPYVGLSFAWSIFLVKNFFEDFPRELVEAAKIDGCGPLATFRHVVLPNSLSPIFAAGILQFLWTWNALLLPMLLLRSDVPLPVLLARISGSYEINWDLRSVAAIFTTIVPLLVFLIFQRQFAAGSQTRTGAKE comes from the coding sequence ATGATCGGAAAGGCTCCCCGCTGGATTATCGTCGTCGTCGGCATCGTCGCCTTCATCTGGGTGATCCCGATCATCGGCATCGTCGTTACCTCGTTGCGCCCGCCCGAGGGTGTCTCGCTCGGCTGGTGGCGCTTCGATCATTTCGATCTTACGCTGGATGCCTGGCGCCGCGTCTGGGACAAATATCCGCTCGCAGACTCCATGTGGGTCACGATGAAGACGGCTTGCATTGCGACGGCGCTGACCATGCTGCTGACGCCGGCTGCCGCCTATGCCTTCCACTTCCTGACATTTCCCTTCCGCCGAGTGCTATTGATCATCATCATCAATGCATTCGTGTTGCCGCAGCAGGTCGTTATCATTCCGCTCTTCACGCTCTGGCGCGATATGGGGCTGATCGACAACATCCTCTCTGTGCTCATCCCCTATGTCGGGCTGTCATTCGCCTGGTCGATCTTCCTCGTCAAAAACTTCTTCGAGGATTTCCCTAGGGAATTGGTGGAAGCCGCCAAGATTGACGGCTGCGGGCCGCTCGCAACCTTCCGCCATGTGGTGCTGCCGAACAGCCTGTCACCGATCTTCGCCGCCGGCATCCTGCAGTTCCTGTGGACATGGAATGCGCTCCTGCTGCCCATGCTCCTTCTGCGCAGCGATGTACCCCTTCCCGTGCTGCTCGCCCGCATTTCCGGCAGCTACGAGATCAACTGGGACCTGAGATCGGTGGCGGCCATCTTCACCACCATCGTCCCCCTGCTTGTCTTCCTCATTTTCCAACGTCAGTTCGCCGCCGGTTCGCAGACACGCACCGGCGCAAAGGAATAG
- a CDS encoding carbohydrate ABC transporter permease: MADTSASPVREAAGVMQGSPLAAGTKSRRRLLRDTPAALILIAPVLVLFAIAVIYPLAETIRLSFWDIQGLRKPVFIGFGNYVRLFADAAFRNTLLTTLIFTIGTTVISVTIGWVLAMLCAFAPRQTLPFRVMIFAAFGISEAVSGYMWIGIYRPDAGGLLNSLIQLLGFPGFAHAWLGDANTALWALIIAASWSGVGLPLMLIFAAIQAIPKSVLEAAYMDGAKPVSTMRHIMMPLSMPGVRVAVFINLLTALRAFDIIYILTGGGPVRSTETVGYFMYRESMTQFKLGYGAAATVILLLAVLIVSIPAIIQRTAGAK; encoded by the coding sequence ATGGCTGATACCTCCGCTTCCCCGGTGCGGGAAGCGGCGGGCGTGATGCAGGGTTCTCCGCTGGCGGCTGGCACCAAAAGCCGTCGGCGTCTGCTCAGGGACACGCCCGCCGCACTGATCCTGATTGCCCCGGTTCTCGTGCTGTTTGCGATTGCCGTGATCTATCCGCTGGCAGAAACGATCCGGCTGAGCTTCTGGGATATCCAGGGGCTCAGAAAGCCTGTTTTCATCGGCTTCGGCAATTATGTGCGGCTCTTTGCCGACGCGGCCTTCCGCAACACGCTGCTGACAACCTTGATCTTCACCATCGGCACGACTGTGATCTCGGTGACGATCGGTTGGGTTCTGGCGATGCTGTGTGCTTTCGCACCACGACAGACCCTGCCCTTCCGCGTGATGATCTTCGCTGCCTTCGGCATTTCGGAAGCGGTGTCCGGTTATATGTGGATCGGCATCTATCGGCCGGATGCGGGTGGTCTGCTAAATTCGTTGATCCAGCTTCTGGGCTTTCCCGGCTTCGCGCATGCCTGGCTGGGCGATGCCAATACTGCCCTCTGGGCTCTGATTATTGCCGCCTCCTGGAGCGGTGTCGGCCTGCCCCTGATGCTGATCTTCGCCGCCATTCAGGCAATACCGAAATCCGTGCTCGAAGCCGCCTACATGGATGGCGCCAAACCGGTCTCGACCATGCGGCACATCATGATGCCACTGTCGATGCCGGGTGTACGCGTCGCCGTCTTCATCAACCTGCTCACGGCACTGCGCGCCTTCGACATCATCTATATTCTCACCGGCGGCGGGCCGGTGCGCTCCACGGAAACCGTCGGCTACTTCATGTATCGGGAATCCATGACCCAGTTCAAGCTGGGCTATGGGGCTGCCGCCACCGTCATCCTGCTCCTTGCGGTTCTCATCGTTTCGATCCCGGCCATCATCCAGCGAACGGCAGGTGCGAAATGA
- a CDS encoding ABC transporter substrate-binding protein, with translation MTSSSKFNSEIRRRTLLAGAGSTALLAMTGATRAQDAVSGELVVLNWLGGSELDMMHSIQKAFLAKYPNVTIREVAITGQGDMRGGIRTALMGGEVVDVLFNTWPAFRKELVDAGMLRPIDDQWKSFGWDKLVSQSWKDLGSIDGKTYGLTYTFGDRSGIWYKKEHLAKAGIAEPPKTWDEFVASFAKLTKAGYAAPIAIPGKYWAHAEWFETLLLRTAGVETAAKLGAHEIPWTDPAVKTALTKYAEMLTSGCCGAPNTMLANDWDGEADQVFQANAKNYLLIGMWMNNRAKNDYKLTEGRDYGLFQFPSLGMGHDDTSSVDAKELLVTTNGPNPKAADAFLDFWTSAEAANILAKAGYASPSSNVDASLYGEVQKVATQAVASSKLQFVLGDLLPGDLVDEYRVQLQKFLQDPSDANIDTVLAAIETKAKGSY, from the coding sequence ATGACCAGCAGCAGTAAATTTAACTCCGAGATTCGTCGCCGCACGCTGCTCGCGGGAGCAGGAAGCACCGCCCTATTGGCCATGACCGGGGCGACACGGGCACAGGACGCAGTGAGTGGTGAACTCGTCGTTCTAAACTGGCTCGGCGGCTCAGAACTCGACATGATGCATTCGATCCAGAAGGCCTTTCTGGCGAAATACCCCAATGTGACGATCCGCGAAGTCGCCATCACTGGCCAGGGTGACATGCGCGGCGGCATCCGCACCGCGCTGATGGGCGGCGAGGTCGTCGACGTGCTCTTCAACACATGGCCGGCCTTCCGCAAGGAACTTGTCGATGCCGGCATGCTCCGGCCGATCGACGATCAGTGGAAATCCTTCGGTTGGGACAAGCTCGTCAGCCAGTCCTGGAAGGATCTCGGATCCATCGACGGCAAGACTTACGGCCTGACCTATACGTTCGGCGACCGCTCCGGCATCTGGTACAAGAAGGAGCATCTCGCCAAGGCCGGTATTGCCGAACCGCCGAAGACCTGGGACGAATTTGTCGCCTCCTTCGCGAAGCTTACAAAGGCGGGCTATGCCGCCCCGATCGCGATCCCCGGCAAATACTGGGCGCATGCCGAATGGTTTGAAACGCTGTTGCTCAGAACCGCAGGTGTGGAGACGGCGGCGAAGCTTGGCGCTCATGAAATCCCGTGGACCGATCCAGCTGTGAAGACAGCGCTGACAAAATACGCCGAGATGCTGACGTCCGGCTGCTGCGGGGCGCCGAACACCATGCTTGCCAACGACTGGGACGGCGAGGCCGATCAGGTCTTCCAGGCCAATGCCAAGAACTACCTGCTGATCGGCATGTGGATGAACAATCGTGCCAAGAACGACTACAAACTCACCGAAGGCAGGGATTACGGTCTGTTCCAGTTCCCGTCTCTCGGCATGGGCCATGACGATACATCGAGCGTCGACGCCAAGGAGTTGCTGGTGACGACGAATGGCCCCAATCCCAAGGCGGCAGATGCCTTCCTCGATTTCTGGACGAGTGCCGAGGCCGCCAACATTCTCGCCAAGGCCGGTTATGCCTCGCCAAGCAGCAACGTCGATGCTTCGCTCTATGGCGAAGTACAGAAAGTGGCGACGCAGGCCGTTGCAAGCTCGAAGCTGCAATTCGTGCTCGGCGACCTTCTGCCGGGTGATCTCGTCGACGAGTATCGCGTTCAGCTTCAGAAATTCCTGCAGGATCCGTCCGATGCCAATATCGATACGGTTCTTGCCGCTATCGAGACCAAGGCCAAGGGTTCCTACTGA